In the genome of Phlebotomus papatasi isolate M1 chromosome 2, Ppap_2.1, whole genome shotgun sequence, one region contains:
- the LOC129801470 gene encoding endoplasmic reticulum metallopeptidase 1-like isoform X2, with product MEDPQQKPPEDNPESSQNIYPKLSDTEADEEEQVERPKTSNEMFIPFWVSIIVLGLGMLLFYTGTVAFQALPNIKLIAEEQDNPDAFIGERARNMLREFVNIGPKVVGSEANEVLAVEFLLREIENIQSISHSAHTIEVDVSNHDGSFFLGRLPYSSVALYHELQNVIVRVKPSTGPTPAATLLVNSHYDTVPTSPGASDAGIMVVVMLETLRKIVQIRTPMRHNIVFLFNGAEEIGLKAAHGFITQHPWRHNVTALVNLDSTGNGGREILFQAGPGAPWLLNLYAKYAKHPYGAAMGEELFQNNFVPSDTDFRIFRDFGGIQGMDMAYAYNGYVYHTKFDRFETIHEGTYQHTGDNVLALVKGMANSPELDINADLGTGSVIFFDFMGWFMISYTEVVAMIINILIAILQFVIIGFSMYLMAKSEGVPFKKVFKELIKVLIAHLVSIVVGIGLCFLLMVIYDAAGRPLSYYSELWLLYGIYFSPFYLGLALGPMLYFTLKKKHPLTVSHEVQLFLHSHALLLSVLLIITTGARIRSAYIILVALIFYCASSGLSTIFRLVNHRRLGWIYFHIIGLVLPFIFSAYLCNVAFTTFIPMAARIGPDQYPDLVIAAFCSLIAIFLGGFIVPLIGLCTRRWWVYGGIFGLFSVVGIILLATPVGFPYRAETSPQRYWIFHTNRVFYSFGDDSIRKSDSGYMLLPMDRNSQPSFIQSYVPEMEKALPVEEDCAKEIFCGIPLYRSSMTSQAQFSHWIPASEPHLNTSVTLTRIINQIPAGRLAFQVDGPSRMAIYIAPAKGLKITNWSFHPDIPQWRIPGMPDRTGYFIARTAGKTNRPYSFWIELDTPTDWPENTPQVSIGIVGHFTYHDEQITQDFRRFLDSFPDWAEVTPWMVGYRVYEF from the exons ATGGAAGATCCTCAGCAGAAACCACCTGAGGACAATCCCGAGTCTTCTCAAAACATTTATCCAAAACTCAg CGATACTGAGGCTGATGAGGAAGAACAAGTAGAAAGACCAAAGACATCTAATGAGATGTTCATCCCATTTTGGGTGTCTATCATTGTCCTTGGACTAGGAATGCTTTTATTCTATACCGGCACTGTAGCCTTTCAAGCTCTACCAAACATAAAGTTAATTGCCGAAGAACAGGACAACCCAGATGCCTTTATTGGCGAAAGAGCCCGGAATATGCTTCGAGAATTTGTTAATATTGGCCCTAAAGTGGTTGGAAGTGAAGCCAATGAAGTCCTTGCTGTTGAATTTCTCCTTAGAGAAATCGAAAACATCCAATCCATCAGCCACTCGGCTCATACAATTGAAGTTGATGTGAGCAATCACGATGGATCTTTCTTCTTGGGAAGACTACCATATTCCTCAGTTGCCTTATACCACGAGCTTCAAAATGTAATTGTAAGAGTTAAACCAAGCACAGGACCCACTCCTGCAGCTACTCTGCTTGTTAACTCACATTATGACACAGTGCCCACAAGTCCTGGAGCTTCAGATGCTGGGATTATGGTTGTTGTTATGTtggaaacactgagaaaaatcgtaCAAATCCGGACTCCAATGCGTCATAATATTGTATTCCTCTTTAATGGAGCAGAGGAAATTGGTCTCAAGGCAGCTCATGGGTTTATCACCCAGCATCCCTGGAGGCACAATGTTACAGCTTTGGTGAATCTGGATTCAACCGGAAATGGCGGAAGGGAGATTCTATTTCAAGCTGGTCCAGGGGCACCTTGGTTACTTAATCTCTACGCTAAATATGCAAAGCATCCCTATGGAGCTGCAATGGGCGAGGAATTGTTCCAGAATAATTTCGTTCCTTCAGACACGGATTTTCGCATTTTCAGGGACTTTGGAGGGATTCAag GCATGGACATGGCTTACGCTTACAACGGTTATGTCTATCACACAAAGTTCGATCGTTTCGAAACAATCCACGAAGGAACATATCAACATACGGGGGATAACGTTTTGGCTCTGGTTAAAGGAATGGCAAATTCTCCTGAATTAGATATAAATGCGGATCTTGGAACAGGATCCGTAATATTCTTTGACTTTATGGGCTGGTTTATGATCTCGTACACAGAAGTTGTTGCCATGATCATTAATATTCTTATTGCCATTCTTCAATTTGTGATCATCGGTTTCTCAATGTATTTGATGGCCAAAAGTGAAGGAGTTCCGTTTAAGAAAGTTTTCAAG GAGCTAATAAAAGTCCTTATAGCACATTTGGTATCGATTGTAGTGGGAATTGGATTGTGCTTCTTATTGATGGTTATCTACGATGCTGCAGGAAGACCTCTTAGCTACTATTCGGAACTTTGGCTTCTCTACGGCATCTACTTCTCACCATTCTATCTAGGTCTAGCTCTTGGACCTATGCTGTATTTTACATTGAAGAAGAAACACCCTCTCACCGTGAGTCACGAAGTACAACTCTTCCTTCATTCTCACGCCCTACTGCTGAGTGTTCTCCTGATTATCACAACAGGGGCAAGGATAAGGTCAGCGTACATCATCTTAGTAGCTTTGATTTTCTATTGTGCTTCCAGTGGACTAAGTACAATCTTCCGGCTTGTTAATCATCGACGCCTAGGCTGGATTTATTTCCACATTATTGGCCTAGTGTTACCCTTTATATTCTCTGCCTATCTTTGCAACGTCGCTTTTACTACATTTATCCCAATGGCTGCAAGAATTGGTCCGGATCAGTATCCAGATCTTGTTATTGCAGCCTTTTGTAGCCTTATAGCTATCTTTCTGGGAGGATTTATTGTGCCTCTCATTGGACTATGCACACGCAGATGGTGGGTTTATGGTGGTATCTTCGGACTCTTCAGTGTTGTTGGAATCATTCTACTTGCAACCCCTGTTGGGTTCCCTTACAGAGCTGAAACTTCCCCTCAACGCTATTGGATATTCCATACAAATAGAGTTTTCTACTCCTTCGGAGACGATAGCATTCGAAAATCGGATTCTGGCTACATGCTTCTTCCCATGGATCGCAATTCACAACCATCCTTTATACAA AGTTATGTTCCCGAAATGGAAAAAGCCTTACCAGTTGAGGAAGATTGTgctaaagaaattttctgtggcaTTCCACTATACAGATCTTCAATGACAAGTCAAGCTCAATTTTCCCATTGGATACCAGCCTCAGAGCCGCATTTAAACACAAGTGTTACTCTAACACGAATTATCAACCAAATTCCTGCAGGAAGATTGGCATTCCAAGTAGACGGGCCTAGTCGCATGGCTATTTACATTGCCCCGGCTAAAGGACTCAAAATAACTAACTGGAGCTTTCACCCTGACATTCCACAGTGGCGGATCCCTGGAATGCCTGATCGCACGGGATATTTTATTGCTCGCACTGCTGGAAAGACAAATCGTCCCTATTCGTTTTGGATTGAGCTAGATACCCCAACTGATTGGCCTGAAAACACCCCGCAAGTGAGCATTGGCATAGTAGGCCACTTCACTTACCACGACGAACAAATAACTCAagattttagaagatttttgGACTCCTTCCCAGACTGGGCGGAAGTTACTCCATGGATGGTTGGATATCGGgtttatgaattttaa
- the LOC129801470 gene encoding endoplasmic reticulum metallopeptidase 1-like isoform X1, with the protein MEDPQQKPPEDNPESSQNIYPKLRDSSERRELRRRWTSSNPYSHCDTEADEEEQVERPKTSNEMFIPFWVSIIVLGLGMLLFYTGTVAFQALPNIKLIAEEQDNPDAFIGERARNMLREFVNIGPKVVGSEANEVLAVEFLLREIENIQSISHSAHTIEVDVSNHDGSFFLGRLPYSSVALYHELQNVIVRVKPSTGPTPAATLLVNSHYDTVPTSPGASDAGIMVVVMLETLRKIVQIRTPMRHNIVFLFNGAEEIGLKAAHGFITQHPWRHNVTALVNLDSTGNGGREILFQAGPGAPWLLNLYAKYAKHPYGAAMGEELFQNNFVPSDTDFRIFRDFGGIQGMDMAYAYNGYVYHTKFDRFETIHEGTYQHTGDNVLALVKGMANSPELDINADLGTGSVIFFDFMGWFMISYTEVVAMIINILIAILQFVIIGFSMYLMAKSEGVPFKKVFKELIKVLIAHLVSIVVGIGLCFLLMVIYDAAGRPLSYYSELWLLYGIYFSPFYLGLALGPMLYFTLKKKHPLTVSHEVQLFLHSHALLLSVLLIITTGARIRSAYIILVALIFYCASSGLSTIFRLVNHRRLGWIYFHIIGLVLPFIFSAYLCNVAFTTFIPMAARIGPDQYPDLVIAAFCSLIAIFLGGFIVPLIGLCTRRWWVYGGIFGLFSVVGIILLATPVGFPYRAETSPQRYWIFHTNRVFYSFGDDSIRKSDSGYMLLPMDRNSQPSFIQSYVPEMEKALPVEEDCAKEIFCGIPLYRSSMTSQAQFSHWIPASEPHLNTSVTLTRIINQIPAGRLAFQVDGPSRMAIYIAPAKGLKITNWSFHPDIPQWRIPGMPDRTGYFIARTAGKTNRPYSFWIELDTPTDWPENTPQVSIGIVGHFTYHDEQITQDFRRFLDSFPDWAEVTPWMVGYRVYEF; encoded by the exons ATGGAAGATCCTCAGCAGAAACCACCTGAGGACAATCCCGAGTCTTCTCAAAACATTTATCCAAAACTCAg GGATAGTTCTGAGAGAAGAGAGTTGCGGAGGCGATGGACATCCAGTAATCCATACTCGCACTG CGATACTGAGGCTGATGAGGAAGAACAAGTAGAAAGACCAAAGACATCTAATGAGATGTTCATCCCATTTTGGGTGTCTATCATTGTCCTTGGACTAGGAATGCTTTTATTCTATACCGGCACTGTAGCCTTTCAAGCTCTACCAAACATAAAGTTAATTGCCGAAGAACAGGACAACCCAGATGCCTTTATTGGCGAAAGAGCCCGGAATATGCTTCGAGAATTTGTTAATATTGGCCCTAAAGTGGTTGGAAGTGAAGCCAATGAAGTCCTTGCTGTTGAATTTCTCCTTAGAGAAATCGAAAACATCCAATCCATCAGCCACTCGGCTCATACAATTGAAGTTGATGTGAGCAATCACGATGGATCTTTCTTCTTGGGAAGACTACCATATTCCTCAGTTGCCTTATACCACGAGCTTCAAAATGTAATTGTAAGAGTTAAACCAAGCACAGGACCCACTCCTGCAGCTACTCTGCTTGTTAACTCACATTATGACACAGTGCCCACAAGTCCTGGAGCTTCAGATGCTGGGATTATGGTTGTTGTTATGTtggaaacactgagaaaaatcgtaCAAATCCGGACTCCAATGCGTCATAATATTGTATTCCTCTTTAATGGAGCAGAGGAAATTGGTCTCAAGGCAGCTCATGGGTTTATCACCCAGCATCCCTGGAGGCACAATGTTACAGCTTTGGTGAATCTGGATTCAACCGGAAATGGCGGAAGGGAGATTCTATTTCAAGCTGGTCCAGGGGCACCTTGGTTACTTAATCTCTACGCTAAATATGCAAAGCATCCCTATGGAGCTGCAATGGGCGAGGAATTGTTCCAGAATAATTTCGTTCCTTCAGACACGGATTTTCGCATTTTCAGGGACTTTGGAGGGATTCAag GCATGGACATGGCTTACGCTTACAACGGTTATGTCTATCACACAAAGTTCGATCGTTTCGAAACAATCCACGAAGGAACATATCAACATACGGGGGATAACGTTTTGGCTCTGGTTAAAGGAATGGCAAATTCTCCTGAATTAGATATAAATGCGGATCTTGGAACAGGATCCGTAATATTCTTTGACTTTATGGGCTGGTTTATGATCTCGTACACAGAAGTTGTTGCCATGATCATTAATATTCTTATTGCCATTCTTCAATTTGTGATCATCGGTTTCTCAATGTATTTGATGGCCAAAAGTGAAGGAGTTCCGTTTAAGAAAGTTTTCAAG GAGCTAATAAAAGTCCTTATAGCACATTTGGTATCGATTGTAGTGGGAATTGGATTGTGCTTCTTATTGATGGTTATCTACGATGCTGCAGGAAGACCTCTTAGCTACTATTCGGAACTTTGGCTTCTCTACGGCATCTACTTCTCACCATTCTATCTAGGTCTAGCTCTTGGACCTATGCTGTATTTTACATTGAAGAAGAAACACCCTCTCACCGTGAGTCACGAAGTACAACTCTTCCTTCATTCTCACGCCCTACTGCTGAGTGTTCTCCTGATTATCACAACAGGGGCAAGGATAAGGTCAGCGTACATCATCTTAGTAGCTTTGATTTTCTATTGTGCTTCCAGTGGACTAAGTACAATCTTCCGGCTTGTTAATCATCGACGCCTAGGCTGGATTTATTTCCACATTATTGGCCTAGTGTTACCCTTTATATTCTCTGCCTATCTTTGCAACGTCGCTTTTACTACATTTATCCCAATGGCTGCAAGAATTGGTCCGGATCAGTATCCAGATCTTGTTATTGCAGCCTTTTGTAGCCTTATAGCTATCTTTCTGGGAGGATTTATTGTGCCTCTCATTGGACTATGCACACGCAGATGGTGGGTTTATGGTGGTATCTTCGGACTCTTCAGTGTTGTTGGAATCATTCTACTTGCAACCCCTGTTGGGTTCCCTTACAGAGCTGAAACTTCCCCTCAACGCTATTGGATATTCCATACAAATAGAGTTTTCTACTCCTTCGGAGACGATAGCATTCGAAAATCGGATTCTGGCTACATGCTTCTTCCCATGGATCGCAATTCACAACCATCCTTTATACAA AGTTATGTTCCCGAAATGGAAAAAGCCTTACCAGTTGAGGAAGATTGTgctaaagaaattttctgtggcaTTCCACTATACAGATCTTCAATGACAAGTCAAGCTCAATTTTCCCATTGGATACCAGCCTCAGAGCCGCATTTAAACACAAGTGTTACTCTAACACGAATTATCAACCAAATTCCTGCAGGAAGATTGGCATTCCAAGTAGACGGGCCTAGTCGCATGGCTATTTACATTGCCCCGGCTAAAGGACTCAAAATAACTAACTGGAGCTTTCACCCTGACATTCCACAGTGGCGGATCCCTGGAATGCCTGATCGCACGGGATATTTTATTGCTCGCACTGCTGGAAAGACAAATCGTCCCTATTCGTTTTGGATTGAGCTAGATACCCCAACTGATTGGCCTGAAAACACCCCGCAAGTGAGCATTGGCATAGTAGGCCACTTCACTTACCACGACGAACAAATAACTCAagattttagaagatttttgGACTCCTTCCCAGACTGGGCGGAAGTTACTCCATGGATGGTTGGATATCGGgtttatgaattttaa
- the LOC129801474 gene encoding endoplasmic reticulum metallopeptidase 1-like — MKAPDKVKKVWAFEKNPGKGSVSSLWSVVLLVICVSLYCLCVLNFKSLPLEEPPTNEQKFSGVRAKDYLRNLTSLGPRLGGSRVNEIETVNLLVNWLNEIKIIAEAHGRSLDIDVQISDGSLNLAYSSSTLLAVYYGVKNVVARLRPSLQTPPNALLLNAHFDTVATSEGGGDDGSMCSVMLEVLAQLAKSPTQLEHSVIFLFNGFEENALQGAHAFITKHSWAPSVRAVLNLEAAGNGGREVVFQAGPRHPWLMNHYRKAVPRPYASTMAEEMFQAELIPSDTDYRIFRDYGRIPGMDLAFTYNGYLYHTQYDTEENFPGESLQNAGDNVLPLVESLASSEELRDPRNYEDGHVIFYDFFNIALIYYSENAGAIINAVLATIGVLLLIVSCVFFVKYGQIPMLVFARELGFTMIIQMLSLAVGAGLVMLGAIVYHAAGRSLSWFTSSYLLFFLYFCPFFLGLAIGPAFFVGFRRGNPLTISQNAQLFLHVQHLFYIVLLSTLTGMSIRSSFLIMIPVFFYNVSLLFNVALKLQARPHTWMFVHLLCQIIPFMWFSTNTIAQFTTFIPMQGRSGALGNPELLIAAFSILSAALLGSLLVPLVTICRSPRITALLFAVLWIVGIIIMVTPQGFPFRDAKTPQRFSIYHMNRQFHSLSGDLRHSDSGFFISTVDSHGRSVIQENFGEGQNIIENCGMEFLCGFPFGVSSSFWYPSVVKSTIPDTEVLLRLTQRQVFNTGFEILHFELRGPDRMNLLISPESGSIITDWSFEEAVPSRPNRSWNSRRVYSITYTNFKLGVPEPRDSTEFWVKVENVTNGKVLDISVSGHYIWYHEQKTNEFRQKIAEFPPWTTVQSWIMSYDHYEF; from the exons ATGAAGGCTCCGGACAAAGTGAAAAAAGTATGGgcctttgagaaaaatcctgGAAAAGGGAGTGTTTCATCCCTGTGGTCAGTGGTGCTGCTGGTGATCTGTGTATCTCTCTACTGTCTTTGCGTCCTCAATTTTAAAAGCCTACCCCTTGAAGAACCCCCTACTAACGAGCAAAAATTCAGTGGAGTTCGAGCAAAGGACTACCTGAGAAACCTAACAAGTCTAGGCCCTAGACTGGGAGGAAGTAGGGTAAATGAAATTGAAACTGTGAATCTACTAGTGAACTGGCTCAATGAGATCAAGATCATAGCCGAAGCCCATGGACGTAGTCTCGATATAGACGTTCAAATATCCGACGGTAGTTTGAATCTTGCATACAGCTCAAGCACTTTATTAGCAGTTTACTATGGAGTTAAAAATGTTGTGGCCAGACTTCGCCCTAGCCTGCAAACACCTCCTAATGCCCTTCTTTTAAATGCCCACTTCGACACGGTAGCCACAAGTGAGGGTGGAGGAGATGATGGTTCTATGTGTTCCGTGATGTTGGAGGTCCTAGCCCAATTGGCGAAATCACCCACCCAGCTTGAGCACTCTGTAATCTTCCTTTTCAATGGATTTGAGGAAAATGCTCTCCAGGGTGCTCACGCTTTTATCACGAAGCATTCTTGGGCACCGTCCGTGAGAGCTGTTCTGAATCTGGAAGCAGCTGGAAATGGAGGTCGTGAAGTTGTTTTTCAAGCTGGTCCGAGGCATCCATGGCTTATGAAT CATTACAGGAAAGCAGTACCTAGGCCCTATGCTTCCACAATGGCTGAAGAAATGTTTCAGGCTGAGTTAATCCCTTCGGATACCGATTACCGCATCTTCAGGGATTATGGGCGTATTCCCGGAATGGATCTTGCTTTCACATACAATGGCTACTTATATCACACTCAATACGATACGGAAGAAAACTTTCCAGGAGAAAGTCTCCAAAATGCTGGTGATAACGTACTTCCTTTAGTTGAATCCCTGGCTTCCAGTGAAGAACTTAGAGATCCACGGAATTATGAAGATGGTCATGTGATTTTCTACGACTTCTTTAACATAGCTTTGATATACTATAGTGAAAATGCAGGAGCTATCATCAATGCTGTTCTAGCCACAATCGGAGTTCTTTTGCTGATTGTCTCTTGTGTCTTCTTCGTTAAATATGGTCAGATCCCTATGTTGGTCTTTGCAAGGGAATTGGGCTTTACAATGATCATTCAGATGCTATCCCTAGCTGTAGGGGCTGGTTTAGTAATGTTGGGCGCTATAGTATACCATGCAGCTGGAAGGTCTCTGTCATGGTTCACTTCCTCCTACTTACTGTTCTTTCTCTATTTTTGCCCATTCTTCTTGGGACTTGCTATTGGACCGGCATTTTTTGTTGGATTCCGCCGTggaaatcctctgaccatatCACAGAATGCCCAGTTATTCCTTCATGTTCAGCATCTCTTCTACATTGTACTGCTATCAACACTGACAGGCATGAGTATTCGTTCCAGCTTCCTGATCATGATCCCAGTATTTTTCTACAATGTCAGTCTCCTGTTCAATGTGGCACTAAAACTCCAAGCCAGACCTCATACATGGATGTTTGTACATTTGCTTTGTCAGATAATTCCCTTTATGTGGTTCTCTACAAACACCATTGCTCAGTTCACAACATTCATCCCAATGCAGGGAAGAAGTGGAGCTTTAGGGAATCCTGAACTTCTAATAGCAGCCTTCAGTATATTGTCTGCTGCTCTTTTGGGAAGTTTACTTGTCCCCTTGGTTACCATCTGTCGCAGTCCACGCATCACAGCTCTCCTTTTTGCTGTACTATGGATTGTTGGAATTATTATCATGGTCACCCCACAGGGATTTCCCTTCCGTGATGCTAAAACACCTCAGAGATTCAGTATTTAC catATGAATCGACAATTTCATTCGCTGTCTGGAGATCTTAGGCATTCAGATTCAGGATTTTTTATATCTACCGTGGATTCCCATGGTAGATCGGTAATCCAGGAAAATTTTGGTGAGGGTCAAAATATCATTGAGAATTGCGGTATGGAATTCCTTTGTGGATTCCCTTTCGGAGTGTCTTCTAG tttCTGGTATCCATCTGTTGTAAAATCAACTATTCCAGACACAGAAGTATTGCTCAGATTGACACAGCGGCAGGTATTCAATACTGGTTTTGAGATTTTACACTTTGAGCTTCGAGGACCAGATAGAATGAACTTATTGATCTCTCCGGAATCTGGGTCTATCATCACAGATTGGAGTTTTGAGGAAGCAGTACCAAGTCGTCCAAATAGATCATGGAATAGCAGGAGAGTGTACTCTATCACTTACACCAATTTTAAATTGGGAGTACCCGAACCAAGAGACTCGACAGAATTTTGGGTAAAAGTGGAGAATGTGACCAATGGAAAGGTCTTAGATATATCAGTCAGTGGACACTATATTTGGTACCACGAACAGAAGACAAATGAATTCAGACAGAAAATCGCGGAATTCCCTCCCTGGACTACTGTCCAATCTTGGATCATGTCCTACGATCACTATGAATTTTGA